One Dioscorea cayenensis subsp. rotundata cultivar TDr96_F1 chromosome 19, TDr96_F1_v2_PseudoChromosome.rev07_lg8_w22 25.fasta, whole genome shotgun sequence genomic window, aagttgaggaaaagatgggaaaaagattggaaaaagatctcaagtcgcggcttaaatagggctggaatcgagcatccacacgggtgcatggaatttccacacgcccatgtgaatctctagGAATCAAATTTTCAGCGccgtgaacagtaactgctacagtgatttgctatggTGCTTCACCGAAATgatcctgaatccacacttttcaccaaggccacatgaatgggcacacatccatgcggtagatcgcgttgtgtcttcaataaaattacatttgacgaagatcttgctagtgttACACATAGAACACATGAGCATGACtgtcacatatatatgtacaatAAACATTGTGGAATATTGAGGCAATTTGAGGTATATTGGGCCAAAATGTAACTTTCAGAACATCACCACGTCCGTGGTCTAATCATACAAGTGTGCAAGTCCACAGGAAGACATCACAGAAGCCACAATGGCCTTCACAACACCTGTTGTATATATAACCCCTGTGGTCAGTGCATATAATGCTCAAAACCAGACTGTGCCAGGATGGGACTTATCTTATTAACTTTGATTATAATGGCCTTCACAACGATCGTTGTGACCCCATGGTAGACTCGAACTATAAATAACCTTAGGTTTTACAATTTAGGGGGATTCTTTTGTCCAATTTGGTTAGAGGAGGCTGGATTTCTGGAGAACACTATGGCTGGAGATAAGGATCAACCTGATTTTAGTAACTTTTAGAAGATTTCGCAAGAGGGAGCAACCATGTACTCATAGTGGAGGGCACGTGAAGAGATTCAGTGGAAAAAGCCTGTATACATTAACATACAATTCCTCTCAAATTGGATCCTTTTATGGATAAAGAATAAAgattaaagaataaagaattcaCAAGAAAGGTATAACGAATAATAAAACTAACTCCATCCAATAGTTCTCTGATGGTTGATGTTGAGAAGATCTGAAGGACATTAATATTGCACTAAATCTCTTCACGTGCCCTCCACTATGAGTACATGGTTGCTCCCTCTTGCGAAATCTTCTAAAAGTTACTAAAATCAGGTTGATCCTTATCTCCAGCCATAGTGTTCTCCAGAAATCCAGCCTCCTCTAACCAAATTGGACAAAAGAATCCCCCTAAATTGTAAAACCTAAGGTTATTTATAGTTCGAGTCTACCACGGGGTCACAACGATCGTTGTGAAGGCCATTATGATCAAAGTTAATAAGATAAGTCGCATCCCGGCACAGTCTGGTTTTAAGCATTATATGCACTGACCACAGGGGTTTTATATACAACGGGTGTTGTGAAGGCCATTGTGGCTCCTGTGATGTCTTCCTGTGGACTTGCACACTTGTATGATTAGACCACGGACGTGGTGATGTTCTGAAAGTTGCATTTTGGTCCAATATACCTCAAATCGCCTCAATATTGGCTTCCTCGGCCCTAAAATGCAATTGGATCCATGATGAACGAAAGAATGCAATTCTATACtaatttggtgctaaacatatAAGATTTCATACTATATGTAgtgcaaataatatataaaatatgtatattcaagcacttatcaacatttTCGCCTGCCAAATGTCactttactttatcttattaaGGCTTGCTTATATTTTCTTCACTCTCGACTGTATGAATGTACTACTAAACACAGTTATGTAGTAGTCTTCAACAAAGTGCTAACCTATTCTATATCAACTGTAACTATCAAATCTCACAACCATTTCATTCAAACCTATGCATGAAGTACAAATGATTCTTGTTTTTGAGACTTTTATTTGACTTTTTTACTTCAttcttgaatgaatgaatgaatgaatattaTGGTGtaataccctatttagtccctctattatattGAAATGGCCCTTTAGTCCCTCCATTATTTTTTGTCCTTGTGGGATCCCTCTATGATTCAGTTTGTGTCATTGTAGTCCCTGACCCTAACGCCCATGAGTTTTTCCATTGGCAAAGTTGATGTTGCATTTTTCATGatagaaaattattataatacccagtttagtccctctattattgtGAATTGGCCAAGTAATCCCCCTATTATTTTTCACCATTAAGAAGTCCCTCTAATAGGGAACTAAAGGgccattttgaaataatagagggactaaattgggtattagctacaaaattaataaaatagagggacttcctaagggcaaaaataataaaaggacTAAAGGGCAATTTcgaaataatagagggactaaactgGGTagtatactttaatttttttaatcatgaaaaatgaCACATTAGCCTCGCTGACGGAAAATTAGACTGCCGTTTGGAGGAGGGACTTCTTTTTTTCGAACTGAATAATAGAGTGATCCCACAAGGgcaaaaaataatagagggactaaagggTCATTTCGATATATTAAAATGACTAAAGTTGGTATTATTTCATCTCTCAACCTTAATAAAGATTGAGCATTGCTGAGTTGAAAGATGATTCTTGGTTATTATATAGGAAGATACTGAGGCCTTGGTGTTCCTCTCAACACTTGTTCAGCTTGGCCaatttttgaagaatttttttctagatttttatagatttttgtggattttacGTATGTCCCCATTTTAGGTATAATTCAAGCAcatatttttgcaaattttcAGTACTTGTTCTCATCTAGGGAAACTCATTCTCAGTTAATAGAATTTACAGTGTTTTACTGATGTTagccatgaaaaaaattatataaattaattaaaatgttgaATACTTTATTTAGcccctctaatatagtcaatctGCCCTTTTGGGCCCTCTGATATAATTTGTCGCTAGAATGtccctctattttaatatttgaaaatgcaAGTCCCTCCgtctaatataatttgtaccTAAGAGGTTCCTATGAGGGACTTACATTTCCCAAATGTTAAAATAGAGGGACGTCAtagggacaaattatattagaggaaCTTAAGGGGTAGcttgactatattagagggactaaatagggtattctacTTAATTAAAATGGAAGTTGAGAGTATAAATATGTCAAATAGCAAAAATGTCATAGATTGCTAAGTAATTAGAGTTTAGCTGCACTAGTGCTAGCGGGTCATTAATAAGCTCCATGTTTGCAGTCTACAAAGTATATATAGTTGATACTATAAGTAcgcaaaataacaaaaatgtcATAGATTGCCAAGTAACTTGGTGTTGACACCACAAGTGTTAGCTTTCATGTGAAAATGTAGTCTTAtgaaaggtcatttgtttagtAATCTAGGTTAATACCATTAAGTGTTGGCTTTCACGAAAAAAGGAAATTGAACAATCTAAGGAAGAGAATatgtataagaaaaaaaaaatgaaaaacaatgagagaaaaatgatgaaaaacacaATATTGATGTTGAGTCATAACGATTAATACCAAAAGTTGTGGCAAAGAATTGGGCCTTCGGTGGGTCAAGATCATCCTTGAGATATATTTCAAGTTGTGCTTAATCCTTTGAATATGGGAATGTCGTGCATGATGGATATAAACCTAGAATTACTACAAGCCTGCACATCCAAACAAAAGATTAGATTCATTGTGGCTTCATTCCCTCTCCAAGCCTTGCAATCAAATGCCACcttaaaatttgttgttgtttgatgagtgtaaatttatattgtttttattagtgaattttgatgatttgatagcctttcatgtgcttaaatgaacttcatattttaatttatattctctatttttgttaaacaaatactttttatgtgtttttgaataaattcaAGGTAACTACAGAGGAAAAAGCCCTAAAAAGTAGGAAAACAGAGTTAAGTGATGTTGTGAACTACTATCAAGCCTAGAAATTTCACATGACTTCACCAAACATGGACTTAACTTCATTATAGTTTGTTGGATCAACATGAATTTGTCTTGTTGGAAAGCGTGCTTGAAGCTATTCAAGTTTGTTGTTTGGCCTTTCTGAGAATCATAGTGGATCGAGATGAAAATATTACAGAACTTGGATTAACTTATCAAGCTGGACAAGACCCCTATCTGATCCCAGGCTTGAAATTGATGTTTACTTTTGTGTCTTTATTGTCTTCTGTCTATTTTTATCATCTTCAGaaccactacaagaaaaatgctatttgggacacataaatgtgtcgcagatttgcgacacaaattgcAACCATTTGAGACAAAAAACCAAAAGCGTTGCAGTTATAAACAAATTGTGTCGCAAAAAAATAACCATACAAGAATGTCACTGATTTTGTTGCAAAACTTTTTGCACCTACCATAGAATGGTTTGCGACACAgattgcgacacattatttgcaatgatCTATCGGCATCGCAAACTTTGTCGCAAACGTTGGCACCTAGCATGTAATTGGTTTAGGACACAgattgcgacacattatttgcaatgatTTTTTTGCGTCAGAAACTATGTCGCAAAATTTGGTGTATGCTTCCAAAGTTCTAGTGGTGATTTTTATGGCttattgttaaattataatatataattatttatgtgtgtatgtgtgtcaaggagaatatgaatttttaatttttttattctaaacaaTGAATTAAGCAAGATTTTTAACAAGAGTACGTTTACCATATAACTGAATTGCCCgtgaaatgaaaattaaaataataataaatttgaaaaaaatattataattaattcttATAAGTTATatacatttgattttttattagtatcttatttttcagaatgttcttataatttataaaataaattattataacattattttttttacatttcttttatagtgtttattttttaatttaattataattcttaatatatatcaaaaattcaattttgataatattatactttattaaatataaatataaaaataaaataaattttaaaataatatattaagagaaaatttgaagtattatgttcaaattaatcaccatcaAAATAGATTTTGggtaaattgtgggtaaatgtttagttttatatatatatatgtgagagggtaagggtacgggacccgtaccctcttcaatgggtaagggtaagggtaaggatACTGATAGGGTAAGGATACGGGACCCATACCCTTTTCAATGTGTAAGGATAAGGGTAAGGATACgagtagggtaggggcatagcCTTACCCAacccgtacccgctcaaaaCATAACGGGTAATACTCTTACCTATACCCTTACTAGGTCAAAGATGGTGATACcttctttgaccgggtacgggtacgggtatacccgtcgaGTAGGGTATAAATTGCCATCCCTAATTtctatcaaaaattaaaaatttaaattgtataaaaaataaatataaatctcttcATATCTATATCCATGAATCATAGATATGATTATCATAGACATATCAAACATATTAGCAAtctcatataaaaattattattatttagccGATTGATATATTAATggaatttatcatgtattttttaacaagaaattagttttgcatatattttgaaattttaaaaaaaataattctaatttaataaGTTTACTAATTATTAAACTATACGAGAGCTTGTTGTCAAGttgtttattgtaaaacaaacataaaatattacaaaggGTATCGGAAGTAATTTTACAAATGGTACTAGaagtaattttacaatatttttgtctaatatttgagaaaacaaacaagtaacagaacaacaaaaaattttgtgCTGTCTATAACATATCTAGAGATGATTCAACCGAATTGAGTCCACtagattatttttcaaaatatcaaatatggTACTGAACAAATAGTTGTGTATGTATTTacaaagagaattttttttttattcaaaaacgaAAACCAGCTATATTCATAAGGGTTCTTTTGCAAATGAAAAAGTACGGGGGTTTATTCGAAATTTACCACTCAAAACAGAACCCGTGACCGTTGAGCAAACGCTCGACTATCGTCTCCATCTCCGATCCCTTCTCTGCCCGCACTAGCAGTGGATGAAGTGCCCTTCAATCGAGTGCCTATGGCCTCCTTGCCCGCCCTCCCACCGTGTCACCGCTGCTGTTGCAGTCGGCTTTCCTCCGGCCCTCTACACTGGCACCTCCGATGGCTCCATCTTCTGGTGGCTTCTCTCTAATTCTAACTCCAAGATTCTCCCCATCGCGCTTCTCTGTGGCCATGCTGCTCCGATCATGTCCCTCATTCCTTGCGTCTCATTCGCCGAGCCACCCTTGTCAGCGTTTCTTCCGATGGCGTTCTCTGCGTCTGGAGTTGGACTACCGGCCGTTGCCACCTCCGTCGGTGACTTCCCCCATGGGTCAGGACTCCCGCAGCCATGTCTCGCCTCCCCTTATCCTCAGGGAACTTGTGCATCATGTGCATCTCGTATGATTTAATCACCATTATCGTCGTCGATTCCCATAGTCTCAATGTCATGCAAACAGTATTCCATGGGAATCTTGTGATTTCTAGACCAGTGAAATCCATGGTAGTTGAGGATGGAGGCAAGGATTTGACTGTGATCTTGATCGATGGAAGAGGGCAATCTCAGTTATTGCCTGTGTCAAAGGATTCTAATCCTGGTGGGGGATCTTTGAGTACTTTGCCGAGaagttcttctctttcttcttctgatcTCACGAACTATAGTTCCAGAGATGGTTTATCCAAAGATGTTGAAGCTGTGGCGGTTGAATCCCATAGGGAGCTCTTGGCTGTTATCTTTAGGGCTCGCTGTGAGTTTAGGTCGGTGAAAAATGGTGTATTAATTGGTGAGATCTCTTTCTGAAGAGATGTGTTCGATTGGTGGAATGTTTCTTGAGACAGATAGATCTGGAATGCAGGGTTTGAGTGGAGACAATGTGAGGAGCTTCGTTATCTGGAGTGCTAATGGTGCTGCAATGATATACAATATATACAGCTCTGGTTTTTTAGATTCTCCATTGAAGTTTTAGATTGTGTGTAAAATTTCAGCTTTGTCTCATTGCTCTAGTGAGACAGcaatagttttattttgtgaGTTGGATCATTCACTCATTCGTCTTGAATCGCTCTGTATGGCAGTGGAAGATTCATTTCTTTGGAAGGCCCATGTCACAATGTGGTCAGTTTCCGAATTTGAATCACAGCGAGATGGGTAGCTTAGGGAATAATTTGAGCAAGAGTATTTGAGAAGGTGGTTTTCCTGGTGATCTAATTTGGAGTTTCTCTTTCCTAAACATTAATGAAGATGAGAAGCAAGGAGAGGAAGTGTTACGGTAACCCACTGCTTCTGGCTCCAACAGTTATGATCTTGCAAATGGACAACAAGGACATAACAATGGGAATGTGCAGAAAGAATGGATTGTGTCATTCTCTATGGTACTATCTGAGGATTTTTGTCCACCATATGCAGTGGTTTATGGTTTTTATAATGGTGAAATTGAAGTGGTGCGGTTCTTGAATTTAGTGCTTGAGACTGATTGAGATGTTGGAAGTCCCCATTATCTCATTGATCATAGTATGTCTGAACAAATTTTGGCAGGGCACACCGCTGAAGTTCTTTGCTTGGGAGCACATTAAATGGCTGCCTCTTCAGATAATCAAAGCTTGAATCATGTATTAATATCAGGAAGCCTGGATTGCACGGTTCGAGTATGGAATTGGGATAATGGTTGTCTTCTTTGGATATTGCACCATCACATAGCTCCACTTAAGGAAATTATACTTCCACCACCGCAGACTGCTCGACCTTGGAATGATTGCTTTCTTTTTGTAGGCGAGGATGGTTGTGTGGCTTTGGTCTCTATCCAGACATTGCGAGTGGAAAGAATGTTTCCTGTGCATCCAAGTTGTCCATCAATGGTTGTCTGGGGCAGTAGAAAAGGCTATATAGCTTATCTTTGCAGAAATACCTCAGAATCCTCTGATGTTGCTAGCATTTTGTACCTTTGGGATCTGAAGACAGGTGCTCAGGACCGTGTGATTCATTTCACAGCTTCTCGTTCAATGTTTGATCATTTCTGTAGGAGTGCTAGTGAAAATACTGGTACCAGAAATATATTTGGTCGCACAACTTCAGCATCCTCACTGCTTCCTCCTTTTGAGGATGCAAGCTTTCCTCAATCTAATGCAAGAAAAACTGAGAAGAGGGCAACTTTAGGGAGAAGTCCTGATCATGCTGAATTAGATTATTCTCTTGCACAAAGAATTAAGGGAAAAAGTGCAACTCATGATACCAGTCTTGAGTTAGCTGGAAATACTTCAGTGAGGCATGGTAGATCAAATCAGTTTTATTAAAGTAGAAAACATCCCATCAGGAGTTCTTGCCCATTTTGTGGAATTGCAAGCCTCAAATTTGATCTCTCGTCTTCGATGTTCCCCCGGGATccaaaaaacaatgataattaaGTGAAATCTAATATTTCTGATCATGAAAAAAAGGAACCCATTTTGGTACATGGATCTCCTGGAGATAATTCTGATGTTCGAGGAATTAAAACTCATTTCAGTAAAGAATCCCTAGAAATATGTTTGCTCAAATTAAGCTTATGTTTTCTGCATTTATGGGCCATTGATCATGAGCTGGGCATGTTATTAATGGATGAAATGAATATTAGCAACCCAGAAGGGTTCTACATTTCCTCTAGGATGCTAGGAGATAGAGAAGCCCTCACTTTGATGTTCCCTAGTTTGCAAGCTACTCTTGAGTTGTTTATTGTGATATACCATGTTTTATTAGTATTCTCTATTCCCAAActtttttgcattaaaaaatttcttcttgtgTTCTAGCTTTGGAAATCTTCAGCAGAATTTTGTGCAATGGGATCTCTGACCATAGTGTCTATTGCTCAGCGAATGATCAGCTTATCCTACTCTACCTCTGTAGCAAGAAGGTACAAACTTTTTATCATTCTTTTATACTAACTAAATAAATTGGTTTACCATTGAAGTCATGGTGATATTAGCCATGCAGATGTGCCTAAATTCTTTCTGAACCATGATCACAAAGTACACTAGCTGATCATACTGTTAAATTGGATTAACGAACCCCAACTCATTGTGGCAACATgttctattttgaaataaataattcacaTGAGCAATTGGCTTATTTAGTCATAAGTAATTTCAAGCTTTGCCAACTTCATCccaaataatttgtttttctatgATATGTATTAGAAACTTTGAAATGTCTACTGTCTGTACCATTCAGTCTATCTGAAACTTTATACCTCAGCATGCATTGCCTTATTTTCTAGGCAAGGCCAATGCCATCAGTAATTATATTGTACCCTCTAGCCCGAGATGAATGACTTTTTGCCCACTTCATGTTTCACTATTATGCTCCTATCGTTTACATTACCTTTTTTTTGGTTATTCAGTCACTATAGCTCAGAGATGAGTGAGAGGATAGGAGATAAAATTCTTGTAATTTCAGTCAGCTAGGAGTGAACAAAAGGCTCAGAACTCAACTGGTTAAGTCAGAGGACCACCTTGTCTAGGATGAGCTACTGAAAaagtagaataaaaaaaatccttgtcTCTTCTACTTGGCATGGGCTAAGCCTATGTTCCAGTGACCCATTTTTCTGGGTGATTGGTGCCATGTAatttgtaatattaaaaaaggCTTACCAGAGTGGTATCTTTTTCATGGATGAATACCACTCAAACGTCATGATTAACATCTCATTTGAATGAAGGATAATGCCTCTGTTTCATGCTCATTCTTATTATGCTTTACttcaaacaattaaataatctaCTTTATactgatttaatttttaatattttgaattgacTTCACCTAAAGAGGTTAACGACAATGTTGACTTGTTggcttttaaaatataagattagtacCCATACCCCTCAGAGTTTAGCGCCTTTGTAATTAACGCATCTCTTATGGTAGGACTTATTGTCTCCCATTTCCTCTAGTCTCCCGGTCAGTCCTGGCCAAGCTGAGGACCCCGtcattttgattgttttttctaTAGAAGAGGGATTCCTGATATCTgtaattagattttatcatcCAGCTTATAAAATGTCAGCTTATAAAATGTCAAATACTTACTCAAAGGTTTGTGTACAAACTCTATGATGAGCTTCTTATCTTTCTTATGCTTTGTGCTTTCTTAAGTCTATGAAATTTGACATTCATAGTTTTGTTCAATAGGCTAGTACATAATTTTTTCTCATACCAACTTTATCAATCATATAAGATTGCTACTAATTCATCTTTTCTTgctttattcattttcattttgcaaacacaaaatcatcaatttttGTGCACATCTGAATaacaacattcatctatgaaaaCCTGAACAGAGGACTGAAAAAGAAAGTGTACATAAGAAAAGGCAAAGCACATTTAGTATAGAGGCAATCAGATTACTCTCATAAAAATAGACCACTGCTTCTCCTTTTGATCGGTTTGATTGCTTGctcttcttgttcttgcttTTCAGATAATTTTAATCTTCattcaatataaattatatcCAGAGATAAAAAGTTTGTATGGGTGACTGTGTTTGAAtaacttattttatattttttgtttgagttgtattGATACAAACATTTGGGACAAGTGTTGATCATTTTGATCATTTGTTGTCTATAGGTTCCTTGTATGGCTGTAGTGGAGAACATGTGCTATTTAGATGGTGATGGTAAACGGTATTACCCCTTTGTTAAAGGTTCTGGTGCTCAGGCATGTGAATGGCTGAACGTTTAGACTTTCATTTCCGATCTGATTTTCTATAGTTCCATAATTAGAATTTGTTCCAATGTATGCAGGTCGTGAAGCAGTTTGGGATACCAAATCTCTTTGATCTTCCAATCAAACCAATTGTATGTTCCACCTTATGTTCTATGATGTGCATCCCTATTCTGTAGTATGCCATTTCATTTTAACATGTATAAATTGATGTAGCTCATGGACAATAACTCACTTCTCTATTACAATGgattaaaaaaaccctaatcatctatttttaaattctaattctATTTTAGATTCATCTTTTATTGTTCATAAGGGctctaattttgaaaaaaaataataaagatggCACTGTGTTCTACCGTGCATTTTGAAGTATTTCATATTGAACTTCTTGAATTATTATGTTAGATTATCAAATAATTTTCTGCAGGAAATTATAACTCATATGAAAGTAGTTGTTTTGTGACAGTTATCAGCATTAGGAGTTTCCGAAATGCCTGAAGTGGTTGCTGATCCTCTCAATGAAGTAGCCAAGACATTTAATAATCTTGGTGTTTGTGTTGTTCAACAATGTGCTAAAATTGGCCAACAAGGTGATCAATATTTTTCCTGGAATTTTGTTCCCTAAAGTATTGTTGCCTCATTGAATATGCTGCATGTTATTCTCTGCAATAAAATTGtagttgtattttaaaattttaatgtctTTATTAATGGACTTGTTTTGAACTTTTGAAGTCAATGATGGAagattttattatactttttatAGTGAGTTTATAGCCATTTATCATTCCTTGACTGCTTTATTATTTTCATGGATGCTATAGATAATGGCTTGGATTGCTTGATTTTGGTGAAAGTCTAGAACTCCATTGACTTGAATAttacttttcatttttgtcttttGGAAGCCATCATTTTGATTTGCTATCTATTCTGTAAGTTGCTCCTTAATGTCCATCTCCACTGTGACACTAACTTGTGAGACATGTAGGTCTTCATTCAATAAAGGAACTTCTTGCTTAGCTATTTTCCTAGAAAATAACTAGTCAGCTAGACTTTTCTTGCATTTAGCTGTTAGAGCTATCAG contains:
- the LOC120249758 gene encoding uncharacterized protein LOC120249758 isoform X2, which produces MAASSDNQSLNHVLISGSLDCTVRVWNWDNGCLLWILHHHIAPLKEIILPPPQTARPWNDCFLFVGEDGCVALVSIQTLRVERMFPVHPSCPSMVVWGSRKGYIAYLCRNTSESSDVASILYLWDLKTALEIFSRILCNGISDHSVYCSANDQLILLYLCSKKVPCMAVVENMCYLDGDGKRYYPFVKGSGAQVVKQFGIPNLFDLPIKPILSALGVSEMPEVVADPLNEVAKTFNNLGVCVVQQCAKIGQQVSTAITYDKTIRAIRVKVSDSDEEFLLHPATVRRNDQSAQTVVQIMSKLHKSTSQAWMQEDYQNSLRTVYLNLEVFK
- the LOC120249758 gene encoding uncharacterized protein LOC120249758 isoform X1; this encodes MAASSDNQSLNHVLISGSLDCTVRVWNWDNGCLLWILHHHIAPLKEIILPPPQTARPWNDCFLFVGEDGCVALVSIQTLRVERMFPVHPSCPSMVVWGSRKGYIAYLCRNTSESSDVASILYLWDLKTALEIFSRILCNGISDHSVYCSANDQLILLYLCSKKVPCMAVVENMCYLDGDGKRYYPFVKGSGAQVVKQFGIPNLFDLPIKPILSALGVSEMPEVVADPLNEVAKTFNNLGVCVVQQCAKIGQQVSTAITYDKTIRAIRVKVSDSDEEFLLHPATVRRNDQSAQTVVQIMSKLHKSTSQAWMQEDYQNSLRTVNFETTPLLLMLLPRLESLLPMPLTLQRMLNSLSMSMILQQNECGVSDYYIRYFDFYSLDYYIFYLFVVLDV